In Catharus ustulatus isolate bCatUst1 chromosome 31, bCatUst1.pri.v2, whole genome shotgun sequence, the following proteins share a genomic window:
- the BLOC1S1 gene encoding biogenesis of lysosome-related organelles complex 1 subunit 1: MLSRLLKEHQARQSERRELQERRRRDAIAAATRLTEALVDHLNVGVAQAYVNQRKLDQEVKTLQVQAAQFARQSGHWIAMVESFNQALKEIGDVENWARSIELDMRTIATALEYVYKGQLQPSCS, encoded by the exons ATGCTGTCCCGGCTGCTGAAGGAGCACCAGGCCCGCCAGAGCGAGCGGCGCGAGCTGCAGG AGCGGCGCCGCAGGGACGCGATCGCGGCCGCCACCCGCCTCACCGAGGCCTTGGTCGATCACCTCAACGTGGG GGTGGCCCAGGCCTACGTGAACCAGCGCAAGCTGGACCAGGAGGTGAAGACGCTGCAGGTGCAGGCGGCGCAGTTCGCGCGCCAGAGCGGCCACTGGATCGCCATGGTGGAGAGCTTCAACCAGGCCCTCAAG gAGATCGGGGACGTGGAGAACTGGGCCCGCAGCATCGAGCTGGACATGAGGACCATTGCCACCGCCCTGGAGTACGTCTACAAGGGACAGCTGcagccctcctgctcctga
- the RDH5 gene encoding retinol dehydrogenase 5: MWLYVTLVALVAWALGWLVRDRRTLPTVSDKHVFITGCDSGFGNLLARRLARRGYRVLAACLTPQGAESLRGDTAGGHLRTTLLDVTRSDSIRRAAEWVGKEVGEKGLFGLVNNAGIASPIGPTEWMDIEDFRRVLAVNTFGVIEVTLALLPLLKRARGRVINTSSVLGRVSANGGGYCISKFCIEAFSDSLRRDMRHFGVKVSVVEPGFFKTNATDLEALEASLRQRWERLEPETRSSYGENFFPQYLRVQRLLLSLLCDRDLSKVTKCMEHALRAQHPRSRYSAGWDAKLLWLPASYLPSALVDLGLALILPRPAQSAP; the protein is encoded by the exons ATGTGGCTCTACGTGaccctggtggccctggtggcctGGGCGCTGGGCTGGCTGGTGCGGGACCGCCGGACGCTGCCCACGGTGAGCGACAAGCACGTGTTCATCACGGGCTGCGACAGCGGCTTCGGCAACCTGCTGGCCCGGCGGCTCGCCCGGCGTGGCTACCGCGTGCTGGCCGCGTGCCTGACCCCGCAGGGAGCCGAGAGCCTGCGCGGGGACACCGCCGGGGGACACCTGAGGACAACCCTGCTCGATGTCACCCGCAGCGACAGCATCCGCAGGGCGGCCGAGTGGGTGGGGAAGGAGGTGGGGGAGAAAG ggctgtTTGGGCTGGTGAACAACGCGGGCATAGCCAGCCCCATCGGCCCCACGGAGTGGATGGACATCGAGGATTTCCGCCGGGTGCTGGCCGTCAACACCTTCGGGGTCATCGAGGTGACGCtggcgctgctgccgctgctgaagcgggcgcggggccgcgtGATCAACACCTCCAGCGTGCTGGGCCGCGTCTCGGCCAACGGCGGCGGCTACTGCATCTCCAAATTCTGCATCGAGGCCTTCTCGGACAGCCTCAG GCGGGACATGCGGCACTTTGGGGTCAAGGTCAGCGTGGTGGAGCCCGGGTTCTTCAAGACCAACGCCACGGACCTGGAGGCGCTGGAGGCGTCGCTGCGGCAGCGCTGGGAGCGCCTGGAGCCCGAGACCCGCAGCAGCTACGGGGAGAACTTCTTCCCCCAGT ACCTGCGGGTGCAGCGGCTGCTGCTGTCGCTGCTGTGTGACAGGGACCTGAGCAAGGTGACCAAGTGCATGGAGCACGCGCTGCGGGCGCAGCACCCGCGCAGCCGCTACAGCGCGGGCTGGGACGCCAAACTGCTCTGGCTGCCGGCATCGTACCTGCCCTCGGCCCTGGTGGACCTGGGGCTGGCCCTCATCCTGCCCCGGCCGGCCCAGAGCGCGccctga
- the CD63 gene encoding CD63 antigen, whose translation MAIEGGMKCVKFLVFFFNFIFWVCGVALIAVGVYALLALGRAPVAAVAASSWTPLGVVVLGVAIFCTSFWGCCGAWRESYCMVTTFALLLSLIFLVELAAAIAGYVFKDKVHGLVEEGLWEAMRRYEQDPALATALDTFQQEFSCCGVNNFTDWASVGNRTVPRSCCRVVSEACNARPGPATVFDKGCLPSLESWLRRNIVVLAAVALGIAFFEVLGVVFSCCLMRGIRSGYEVM comes from the exons ATGGCCATCGAGGGGGGAATGAAATGCGTCAAgttcttggttttcttcttcAACTTCATCTTCTGG gtgtgcgGCGTGGCGCTGATCGCCGTCGGGGTCTATGCGCTGCTCGCCCTGGGCCGCGCCCCGGTGGCCGCGGTGGCCGCGTCCAGCTGGACCCCGCTGGGGGTCGTGGTGCTGGGGGTCGCCATCTTCTGCACCTCcttctggggctgctgcggggCCTGGCGGGAGAGCTACTGCATGGTCACCACG ttcgccctcctgctcagcctcatCTTCCTGGTGGAGCTCGCCGCTGCCATCGCCGGCTACGTCTTCAAGGACAAG GTGCACGGGCTGGTGgaggaggggctgtgggaggcAATGAGGAGATACGAGCAGGACCCAGCGCTGGCCACTGCCCTGGACACCTTCCAGCAGGAG ttttcctgctgtgggGTGAACAACTTCACGGACTGGGCGAGCGTGGGGAACCGGACGGTGCCCAGGTCCTGCTGCCGGGTGGTCAGCGAGGCCTGCAacgcccggcccggcccggccacGGTGTTTGACaag ggctgcctgcccagcctggagtcCTGGCTCAGGAGGAACATCGTGGTGCTGGCGGCCGTGGCGCTGGGCATCGCCTTCTTCGag gtcCTGGGCGttgttttctcctgctgcctcatGCGGGGGATCCGCAGCGGCTACGAGGTCATGtag
- the INPP1 gene encoding inositol polyphosphate 1-phosphatase isoform X2, whose protein sequence is MSGLLAALVAVSQKAAEVARLCRAEEPLFRLLVAEKTGPERNARFLQDFKTLADVLIQEVIKHDLGTQFPELRGHIHGEESNEFRDAEDSTNEFIAGREDVAAVDGVAPGGLRSALVLVGAFERSTGVPVLGVINEPFFQRDPQSRRWQGRYHWGVAHGDTRLCSLSPPAPRPCPRVVLSRAEGAAVRGALGSLGGGPPLFAAGAGYKLLCVALGLADAFVLSQATTFAWDSCAPHAILRALGGGVVALEGALRAQREGGDTGDPPELVYHRPREGRAGPERWANSEGLVAFVHPQHLRAVLAALGELRGL, encoded by the exons ATGTCGGGGCTGCTGGCCGCGCTGGTGGCGGTGTCGCAGAAGGCGGCGGAGGTGGCGCGGCTGTGCCGGGCGGAGGAGCCGCTCTTCCGCCTGCTGGTGGCCGAGAAGACGGGCCCGGAGCGGAACGCGCGGTTCCTGCAGGACTTCAAAACGCTGGCGGATGTCCTGATCCAGGAGGTCATCAAACACgacctggggacacag TTCCCCGAGCTCCGGGGACACATCCACGGGGAGGAGTCCAACGAGTTCAGGGACGCGGAGG ACTCCACCAACGAGTTCATCGCGGGCCGTGAGGACGTGGCCGCTGTGGATGGGGTCGCGCCCGGGGGGCTGCGCTCGGCCCTGGTGCTCGTGGGGGCCTTTGAACGCAGCACCGGGGTCCCCGTGCTGGGGGTCATCAACGAGCCCTTCTTCCAGAGGGACCCCCAGAGCCGCAG GTGGCAGGGTCGCTACCACTGGGGGGTGGCCCACGGTGACACCCGGCTGTGCTCGCTGtccccccccgctccccggcCGTGTCCCCGCGTGGTGCTGAGCCGGGCCGAGGGGGCGGCGGTccggggggctctgggctcttTGGGCGGGGGTCCCCCGCTCTTCGCAGCCGGGGCCGGTTACAAACTGCTCTGCGTGGCGCTGGGGCTGGCGGACGCCTTCGTGCTGTCGCAGGCCACCACCTTCGCCTGGGACTCGTGTGCCCCCCACGCCATCCTGCGAGCCCTGGGCGGGGGCGTGGTGGCCTTGGAGGGGGCGCTGCGGGCACAGAGGGAGGGGGGCGACACCGGGGACCCCCCCGAGCTGGTTTATCACCGACCCCGGGAGGGGCGAGCGGGGCCAGAGCGGTGGGCGAACAGCGAGGGGCTCGTGGCTTTCGTGCACCCCCAGCACCTgcgggcagtgctggcagcgcTGGGAGAGCTGCGGGGGTTGTGA
- the INPP1 gene encoding inositol polyphosphate 1-phosphatase isoform X1 translates to MSGLLAALVAVSQKAAEVARLCRAEEPLFRLLVAEKTGPERNARFLQDFKTLADVLIQEVIKHDLGTQFPELRGHIHGEESNEFRDAEGGTVTVRVGATPGDTAALLLAVLGPEHARAAELLAQTVHREVTLGDTELAGIDPGVSPGELGIWIDPIDSTNEFIAGREDVAAVDGVAPGGLRSALVLVGAFERSTGVPVLGVINEPFFQRDPQSRRWQGRYHWGVAHGDTRLCSLSPPAPRPCPRVVLSRAEGAAVRGALGSLGGGPPLFAAGAGYKLLCVALGLADAFVLSQATTFAWDSCAPHAILRALGGGVVALEGALRAQREGGDTGDPPELVYHRPREGRAGPERWANSEGLVAFVHPQHLRAVLAALGELRGL, encoded by the exons ATGTCGGGGCTGCTGGCCGCGCTGGTGGCGGTGTCGCAGAAGGCGGCGGAGGTGGCGCGGCTGTGCCGGGCGGAGGAGCCGCTCTTCCGCCTGCTGGTGGCCGAGAAGACGGGCCCGGAGCGGAACGCGCGGTTCCTGCAGGACTTCAAAACGCTGGCGGATGTCCTGATCCAGGAGGTCATCAAACACgacctggggacacag TTCCCCGAGCTCCGGGGACACATCCACGGGGAGGAGTCCAACGAGTTCAGGGACGCGGAGG GTGGCACGGTGACAGTGCGGGTCGGTGCCACCCCTGGTGACacggccgccctgctgctggccGTGCTGGGCCCCGAGCACGCGAGGGCGGCcgagctgctggcacagaccgtgcacagggaggtgacacttggggacacggagCTGGCCGGCATCGACCCCGGAGTGTCCCCGGGGGAGCTGGGAATCTGGATAGACCCCAttg ACTCCACCAACGAGTTCATCGCGGGCCGTGAGGACGTGGCCGCTGTGGATGGGGTCGCGCCCGGGGGGCTGCGCTCGGCCCTGGTGCTCGTGGGGGCCTTTGAACGCAGCACCGGGGTCCCCGTGCTGGGGGTCATCAACGAGCCCTTCTTCCAGAGGGACCCCCAGAGCCGCAG GTGGCAGGGTCGCTACCACTGGGGGGTGGCCCACGGTGACACCCGGCTGTGCTCGCTGtccccccccgctccccggcCGTGTCCCCGCGTGGTGCTGAGCCGGGCCGAGGGGGCGGCGGTccggggggctctgggctcttTGGGCGGGGGTCCCCCGCTCTTCGCAGCCGGGGCCGGTTACAAACTGCTCTGCGTGGCGCTGGGGCTGGCGGACGCCTTCGTGCTGTCGCAGGCCACCACCTTCGCCTGGGACTCGTGTGCCCCCCACGCCATCCTGCGAGCCCTGGGCGGGGGCGTGGTGGCCTTGGAGGGGGCGCTGCGGGCACAGAGGGAGGGGGGCGACACCGGGGACCCCCCCGAGCTGGTTTATCACCGACCCCGGGAGGGGCGAGCGGGGCCAGAGCGGTGGGCGAACAGCGAGGGGCTCGTGGCTTTCGTGCACCCCCAGCACCTgcgggcagtgctggcagcgcTGGGAGAGCTGCGGGGGTTGTGA